In Brevundimonas subvibrioides, a genomic segment contains:
- a CDS encoding type II 3-dehydroquinate dehydratase has protein sequence MPETPVLYVLNGPNLNLLGVREPHIYGRETLADVQALCEAAAEGATIVFRQTNREGELIDWVQEARTEAHALILNPAGYGHTSIALLDALKALTIPVIECHLSNPAAREEFRHRTYVSLAATGVVSGFGARSYELAVKAALRLVGERKISAGRLNPDKA, from the coding sequence ATGCCCGAAACCCCCGTCCTTTACGTTCTGAACGGCCCCAACCTCAACCTTCTGGGTGTGCGGGAGCCGCACATCTATGGACGCGAGACCCTGGCCGACGTCCAGGCCCTGTGCGAGGCGGCAGCCGAAGGCGCGACGATCGTGTTCCGGCAGACCAATCGCGAGGGCGAGCTGATCGACTGGGTCCAGGAGGCGCGCACCGAGGCGCACGCCCTGATCCTGAACCCGGCCGGTTATGGCCATACATCCATCGCCCTGCTCGATGCGCTGAAGGCCCTGACCATTCCGGTGATAGAGTGCCACCTGTCCAACCCGGCGGCGCGCGAGGAATTCCGGCACAGGACCTACGTCTCGCTGGCCGCGACCGGCGTCGTCTCGGGCTTCGGAGCCCGATCCTATGAACTGGCCGTCAAGGCCGCTCTCCGGCTGGTGGGGGAACGCAAGATCTCCGCCGGCCGTTTGAACCCAGACAAGGCATAG
- a CDS encoding NADH:ubiquinone oxidoreductase subunit NDUFA12 has translation MLGRIFGWTSGATIGTFFTIARRGELIGTDENGNRYYQSRDHISYDGRKRRWVVYNGYAEASKVTPDWHGWLHYTFDEPPTEAPLPRRRWEKDHLPNMTGTPLAWHPQGSLAAEGVRPAATGDYEAWKPE, from the coding sequence GTGCTCGGCAGAATCTTCGGTTGGACGTCCGGCGCGACGATCGGCACCTTCTTCACCATCGCCAGGCGTGGCGAGCTGATCGGCACCGACGAGAACGGCAACCGCTATTACCAGTCGCGCGACCACATCAGCTATGACGGCCGCAAGCGGCGCTGGGTCGTCTATAACGGCTATGCCGAGGCATCCAAGGTGACGCCGGACTGGCACGGCTGGCTGCACTACACCTTCGACGAGCCGCCGACCGAGGCTCCGCTGCCGCGCCGCCGGTGGGAGAAGGATCACCTGCCCAATATGACCGGCACGCCGCTGGCCTGGCATCCGCAAGGGTCGCTGGCCGCCGAGGGCGTGCGCCCCGCCGCGACGGGCGATTACGAAGCCTGGAAGCCCGAATGA
- a CDS encoding DUF3224 domain-containing protein, with amino-acid sequence MRFLTVRGYVVLITLLVLASIGVFGAGVARAQDAGLHHATGTFEVTMTPGDEEQVEAGLGLSRYVLSKTFEGGITGTSDGQMLAGGPPGVETTGTYVALERVVGTLDGRTGAFLLAHRGDVNADGYTLSITVVPGSGTGELVGLSGDFGLTITDGVHHYDLAYRLPET; translated from the coding sequence ATGCGATTTCTGACGGTTCGAGGCTATGTGGTGCTGATCACCTTGCTGGTTCTGGCGAGCATCGGCGTATTCGGAGCCGGTGTGGCGCGGGCCCAGGACGCGGGCCTGCATCACGCGACCGGCACGTTCGAGGTGACGATGACACCCGGCGACGAGGAGCAGGTCGAGGCGGGCCTCGGTCTGTCGCGTTACGTCCTGTCCAAGACGTTCGAGGGCGGGATCACCGGCACCTCGGACGGCCAGATGCTGGCGGGTGGGCCGCCGGGCGTGGAAACAACCGGCACCTATGTGGCGCTCGAGCGTGTGGTGGGAACCCTGGACGGCAGGACCGGCGCCTTCCTGCTGGCCCATCGCGGCGACGTCAATGCGGACGGCTACACCCTGTCGATTACCGTCGTGCCGGGATCGGGGACAGGGGAGCTGGTCGGGCTGTCGGGCGACTTCGGACTGACCATCACCGACGGCGTCCACCACTACGATCTGGCCTATCGGTTGCCGGAGACCTGA
- the aat gene encoding leucyl/phenylalanyl-tRNA--protein transferase: MPGLFTAEALLACYARGVFPMGEGRDDPRVFLVEPEQRGVIPLDAFHIPTRLRRTVRAEPFVVRVDTAFAAVLDACASPSPGREDTWINAPIRRLYVELNARGRAHSIECWRDEVLVGGLYGVTLGGAFFGESMFSRATDASKVALVHLVARLRRGGWRLLDAQFRTPHLDQFGLIEMPQADYLKRLAMALECGPETMALSIPLSGSDAVTYALQPTIQAS, from the coding sequence CTGCCGGGTCTGTTCACCGCCGAGGCCCTGCTGGCGTGCTACGCCCGGGGCGTGTTCCCCATGGGCGAGGGTCGGGACGACCCGCGGGTGTTTCTGGTCGAACCCGAGCAACGCGGCGTCATCCCTCTGGACGCCTTTCACATCCCGACCCGGCTGCGCAGGACCGTTCGCGCCGAACCGTTCGTCGTCCGGGTCGACACCGCCTTCGCCGCTGTCCTGGACGCCTGCGCATCGCCATCACCGGGACGCGAGGACACCTGGATCAACGCCCCCATTCGCAGACTGTACGTCGAGCTGAACGCCCGGGGACGGGCCCACAGCATCGAGTGCTGGCGCGACGAGGTCCTGGTCGGGGGTCTCTATGGCGTGACCCTGGGGGGGGCCTTCTTTGGCGAGAGCATGTTCAGCCGCGCCACGGACGCCTCGAAAGTCGCCCTGGTGCATCTGGTCGCGCGGCTGCGCCGGGGCGGCTGGCGCTTGCTGGACGCCCAGTTCAGGACGCCCCACCTGGATCAGTTCGGCCTGATCGAGATGCCCCAGGCCGACTATCTGAAACGGCTGGCCATGGCCCTTGAATGCGGTCCCGAGACGATGGCCCTGTCGATCCCGCTGTCGGGGTCGGACGCCGTGACCTATGCCTTGCAGCCCACGATCCAGGCGTCATAG
- a CDS encoding SPFH domain-containing protein, whose product MTNAGLPRMSMPRGAGSIGRTVGMIVAIFTLLVIASLSVTSCSVTVESGYMGIKTTKFGTNPGVQRDELGPGFHWEGIGEKIRTYQTLQRTYSYTREPNSDGGENEEITFSDVLGLPMTADVALTFRVREDRAADLYATWRQEFDAFIDGPLRTSVRAAIARETEKLPVACNAQQIGTGPAVVAGTGEAAPVATVTPGTPDAVDCPGQLIGPGRQIVLQRAMQALQREWTPQGLEIIRMEWVGSIRYPESVIQAIQSRTTAEQNTRAALERVNLERANAEARIAQARGQAEANRLLAESIRSNPEVVRLREIERTLGLCPLNANTCVIGQGVNLAQLIESRDAASTTPR is encoded by the coding sequence ATGACCAATGCTGGACTGCCGCGAATGTCGATGCCGCGCGGTGCGGGCTCCATCGGCCGCACGGTCGGGATGATCGTCGCCATCTTCACCTTGCTGGTCATCGCCAGCCTGTCGGTGACTTCCTGCAGCGTGACCGTTGAGAGCGGCTACATGGGCATCAAGACGACCAAGTTCGGGACGAACCCGGGCGTGCAGCGCGACGAGTTGGGGCCGGGCTTCCACTGGGAAGGCATTGGCGAGAAAATTCGCACCTATCAGACGCTGCAGCGCACCTACAGCTACACGCGAGAGCCGAACTCGGACGGGGGCGAGAACGAGGAGATCACCTTTTCGGACGTGCTCGGCCTTCCCATGACGGCCGATGTCGCACTGACGTTCCGCGTTCGCGAGGACAGGGCGGCCGATCTGTATGCGACATGGCGGCAGGAGTTCGACGCCTTCATCGACGGGCCGCTGCGGACCTCGGTGCGGGCCGCGATCGCCCGCGAGACCGAGAAGCTGCCGGTCGCCTGCAACGCACAGCAGATCGGCACGGGGCCGGCTGTCGTTGCGGGAACAGGAGAGGCCGCACCGGTCGCGACGGTCACCCCCGGCACGCCCGATGCTGTCGACTGCCCCGGCCAGCTCATCGGCCCCGGCCGACAGATCGTGCTGCAGCGGGCGATGCAGGCGCTGCAACGGGAATGGACGCCGCAGGGACTCGAGATCATCCGCATGGAATGGGTCGGCTCGATCCGCTATCCAGAGAGCGTCATCCAGGCCATCCAGTCCCGCACGACGGCCGAACAGAACACGCGCGCGGCCCTGGAACGCGTCAATCTGGAACGCGCCAACGCCGAGGCACGCATCGCCCAGGCCCGGGGGCAGGCGGAGGCCAACCGCCTGTTGGCCGAATCCATCCGCTCCAACCCCGAAGTGGTCCGTCTGCGCGAGATCGAACGCACCCTGGGTCTGTGCCCGCTGAACGCCAACACCTGCGTGATCGGCCAGGGAGTCAACCTTGCCCAGCTGATCGAAAGCCGGGACGCGGCGAGCACGACGCCAAGGTAA
- a CDS encoding thiazole synthase: MNAPFSPPAPADASSDRWTVAGRTFSSRLIVGTGKYADYAQNAAAAEAAGADIVTVALRRVNLSDPSQPMLVDYLKPDRFTFLPNTAGCFTGEDAVRTLRLAREAGGWNLVKLEVLSNSAHLYPDMIETLRALDLLVRDGFDVMVYCTDDVVMAQRLEAAGAAAIMPAASPIGSGLGIQNRVNIRLIVEQAGVPVLVDAGVGTASDATIAMELGCDAVIANTAIAGARDPIGMARAMKHAVIAGREAYLAGRMAKRMYADPSSPLGGLI, encoded by the coding sequence ATGAATGCACCCTTCAGCCCGCCCGCTCCGGCGGATGCCTCATCCGATCGCTGGACCGTCGCCGGTCGCACGTTTTCGTCGCGCCTGATCGTCGGCACCGGCAAATATGCCGACTATGCCCAGAACGCGGCCGCCGCCGAGGCGGCGGGGGCGGACATCGTCACGGTGGCGCTGCGCCGCGTGAACCTCAGCGATCCGTCCCAGCCCATGCTGGTCGACTATCTGAAGCCGGACCGGTTCACCTTCCTGCCCAATACGGCCGGTTGCTTCACGGGCGAGGACGCGGTGCGGACGCTGCGTCTGGCGCGCGAGGCGGGGGGCTGGAACCTGGTCAAGCTGGAGGTGCTGTCGAACTCGGCGCACCTGTATCCCGACATGATCGAGACGCTGCGGGCGCTGGACCTGCTGGTCAGGGACGGGTTCGACGTGATGGTCTATTGCACGGACGACGTGGTGATGGCCCAGCGGCTGGAGGCGGCGGGGGCTGCCGCCATCATGCCGGCGGCCTCGCCGATCGGATCGGGTCTGGGCATCCAGAACCGGGTCAACATCCGGCTGATCGTCGAGCAGGCCGGAGTGCCGGTGCTGGTCGACGCGGGCGTGGGCACTGCCTCGGATGCGACCATCGCCATGGAACTGGGCTGTGATGCGGTCATCGCCAATACGGCCATCGCCGGAGCACGGGACCCGATCGGGATGGCCCGGGCGATGAAGCATGCGGTGATCGCCGGACGCGAGGCCTATCTGGCCGGGCGCATGGCCAAACGGATGTATGCCGACCCGTCGTCACCGCTGGGCGGCCTGATCTGA
- the accC gene encoding acetyl-CoA carboxylase biotin carboxylase subunit: protein MFTKVLIANRGEIALRIHRACKEMGISTVAVHSEADRGAMWVRLADESVCIGPAPAAKSYLNIPSIIAAAEITGAQAIHPGYGFLSENARFAEIVQAHGMTFIGPTPEHIRVMGDKITAKQTVLAAGIPCVPGSAGEVETIEDAIAASKTIGFPLIVKAAAGGGGRGMKVALTPEDLVEAVQTAQTEARAAFGNGAVYMERYLQKPRHIEIQVVADSHGNVVHLGERDCSLQRRHQKVLEEAPSPALSAAERIAIGETVNKAIGKIGYLGVGTIEFLWEDGEFFFIEMNTRLQVEHPVTEAVTGVDLVREQIRIAAGLPLSFTQEDIHFEGHAIEVRINAENAETFAPSPGTVTDFHAPGGLGVRLDSAIYAGYSIPPYYDSLIGKLIVHGRDRAECIARLKRSLNEMVIGGVDTTIPLFQKLLAEPDILSGDYDIHWLENWARRQKA, encoded by the coding sequence GTGTTCACCAAGGTCCTGATCGCCAACCGCGGCGAGATCGCGCTGCGTATCCACCGCGCATGCAAGGAGATGGGCATCTCCACCGTCGCCGTGCACTCCGAAGCCGATCGCGGCGCCATGTGGGTGCGTCTGGCCGACGAGAGCGTCTGCATCGGCCCCGCCCCGGCCGCCAAATCCTATCTGAACATCCCCTCGATCATCGCGGCGGCCGAGATCACCGGGGCCCAGGCCATCCACCCGGGCTACGGCTTCCTGTCCGAGAACGCCCGCTTCGCGGAGATTGTCCAGGCCCATGGCATGACCTTCATCGGCCCGACGCCGGAGCACATCCGCGTCATGGGCGACAAGATCACGGCCAAGCAGACGGTGCTTGCGGCGGGCATTCCCTGCGTCCCCGGCTCAGCCGGTGAGGTCGAGACGATCGAGGACGCCATCGCGGCGTCGAAGACCATCGGCTTTCCCCTGATCGTCAAAGCGGCAGCGGGCGGCGGCGGGCGCGGCATGAAGGTCGCCCTGACGCCGGAGGACCTCGTCGAGGCCGTCCAGACCGCCCAGACCGAGGCCCGGGCCGCCTTCGGCAACGGCGCGGTCTATATGGAGCGCTATCTCCAGAAGCCCCGCCATATCGAGATCCAGGTCGTCGCCGACAGCCACGGCAACGTCGTCCATCTGGGCGAGCGCGACTGTTCGCTGCAGCGCCGCCACCAGAAGGTGCTGGAAGAGGCCCCCTCGCCCGCCCTGTCGGCCGCGGAACGGATCGCCATCGGCGAGACGGTCAACAAGGCCATCGGCAAGATCGGCTATCTGGGCGTCGGCACCATCGAGTTCCTGTGGGAGGACGGGGAGTTCTTCTTCATCGAGATGAACACCCGCCTGCAGGTCGAACACCCGGTCACCGAGGCCGTCACCGGCGTCGATCTGGTGCGCGAACAGATCCGCATCGCCGCCGGTCTGCCGCTGAGCTTCACCCAGGAGGACATCCACTTCGAGGGCCACGCCATCGAGGTCCGGATCAACGCCGAGAACGCCGAGACCTTCGCCCCCTCGCCGGGCACCGTCACCGACTTCCACGCGCCCGGCGGTCTGGGCGTGCGGCTGGATAGCGCGATCTACGCCGGCTATTCGATCCCGCCCTATTACGACAGCCTGATCGGCAAGCTGATCGTCCACGGCCGCGACCGCGCCGAATGCATCGCCCGTCTGAAGCGCAGCCTGAACGAGATGGTCATCGGCGGCGTCGACACGACCATCCCGCTGTTCCAGAAACTGCTCGCCGAGCCCGACATCCTGTCGGGCGACTACGACATCCACTGGCTGGAAAACTGGGCCAGGCGGCAAAAGGCGTGA
- a CDS encoding DUF2155 domain-containing protein, translated as MTALHRVLAVTAAVVLATSGVVVAGGRQDGPPQDARPAADPVGDALRSDPGQEAAPAGDPAPAVPIAITPPIPAVETTELAADEISDEEDAATDEADKGEGESEEDKARRLAADTPTPRQRRRVAIVEAIDKITAESMRFEVEVGGPPVRFNNNLIFTARACEVSADNEVVKDAIAYLDITLQPRASPGTAPRQIFRGWMFSSTPAISGLQHPIYDAWIVGCKA; from the coding sequence ATGACCGCCCTGCACCGGGTTCTGGCGGTCACGGCCGCCGTCGTTCTGGCGACATCCGGTGTCGTCGTGGCCGGTGGCCGCCAGGACGGCCCGCCGCAGGATGCCCGACCGGCCGCAGACCCTGTCGGCGATGCCCTGCGCAGTGATCCGGGTCAGGAAGCGGCTCCGGCCGGCGATCCGGCCCCCGCCGTGCCCATCGCCATTACCCCGCCGATCCCTGCCGTCGAGACGACCGAGCTGGCCGCCGATGAGATCTCTGACGAGGAAGACGCCGCCACCGACGAAGCGGACAAGGGCGAGGGCGAAAGCGAGGAGGACAAGGCCAGGCGTCTCGCCGCCGATACGCCCACGCCGCGCCAGCGCCGTCGCGTCGCCATCGTCGAGGCCATCGACAAGATCACGGCCGAGAGCATGCGGTTCGAGGTCGAGGTCGGCGGGCCGCCGGTGCGGTTCAACAACAATCTGATCTTTACCGCCCGCGCCTGCGAGGTCTCGGCCGACAATGAGGTGGTGAAGGACGCCATCGCCTATCTGGACATCACCCTTCAGCCGCGCGCCTCGCCGGGGACGGCACCGCGACAGATCTTCCGCGGCTGGATGTTCTCGTCCACACCGGCGATCAGCGGTCTGCAACACCCGATCTATGACGCCTGGATCGTGGGCTGCAAGGCATAG
- the thiS gene encoding sulfur carrier protein ThiS has product MRIQVNGDTREVTARTVLALVEELGFDVRKVAVERNLAIVPRSLHADTPLAEGDRIELVQFVGGG; this is encoded by the coding sequence TTGCGCATTCAAGTCAACGGAGATACGCGTGAAGTGACCGCGCGGACGGTTCTGGCCCTCGTCGAGGAGCTGGGGTTCGACGTTCGCAAGGTCGCCGTGGAGCGAAACCTGGCCATCGTGCCCCGCTCGCTCCATGCGGACACGCCCCTGGCCGAGGGCGACCGGATCGAACTGGTCCAGTTCGTGGGCGGCGGCTGA
- a CDS encoding thioredoxin domain-containing protein, producing the protein MTDPTPTDPAPVTRSDPLAWFGSGRGGAAALAVAVVALGFSLAPYATGGDFGARVRAYLMANPAVLDEVVQAREQAEANNTVQKINAAVAANPALMMADARDPSFGPADARVTVIEFFDFRCPGCKAVARDYVRLMEAHPDVRFVFKDWPILDRGNDTTSNYAARAALAAHQQGKYLQVYQALMAENGLTRAAVDRVLAENGVSMAAAATAIRSPEMNRHLADIHTTGATLGLVGTPTFLINGKTTSSIAPAEVLAAIEAAKAAA; encoded by the coding sequence ATGACTGACCCGACGCCGACCGATCCCGCGCCCGTGACCAGGTCCGATCCACTCGCCTGGTTCGGTTCGGGGCGTGGCGGTGCGGCCGCCCTGGCCGTGGCCGTAGTGGCGCTGGGTTTTTCGCTGGCCCCCTATGCGACAGGCGGCGATTTCGGCGCCAGGGTTCGGGCCTATCTGATGGCCAATCCCGCCGTGCTGGACGAGGTCGTTCAGGCCCGCGAACAGGCCGAGGCGAACAATACGGTCCAGAAGATCAATGCCGCCGTCGCGGCCAATCCGGCCCTGATGATGGCCGATGCGCGCGATCCATCCTTCGGCCCGGCTGACGCCAGGGTCACCGTGATCGAATTCTTCGACTTCCGCTGCCCCGGCTGCAAGGCGGTGGCCCGGGACTATGTCCGACTGATGGAGGCGCATCCCGACGTGCGGTTCGTGTTCAAGGACTGGCCCATTCTGGATCGGGGTAACGACACCACCTCCAACTATGCCGCCCGCGCGGCCCTGGCCGCCCACCAGCAGGGCAAATATCTGCAGGTCTATCAGGCCCTGATGGCCGAGAACGGCCTGACGCGCGCGGCGGTGGACCGTGTGCTGGCCGAGAACGGCGTCTCCATGGCGGCTGCCGCGACCGCCATCCGGTCGCCCGAGATGAACCGGCACCTGGCCGACATTCACACCACCGGCGCGACGCTGGGGCTGGTGGGCACCCCGACCTTCCTGATCAACGGAAAGACCACCTCCAGCATCGCCCCGGCCGAGGTCCTGGCCGCCATCGAGGCCGCCAAGGCCGCGGCCTAG
- a CDS encoding M48 family metalloprotease, producing the protein MIRSNQSVSRLVARMVCAAATASLLAAMAGPASAQSTIRDTEVEGIIREWTDPVFVAMGLEPSEIQVLLVNDPELNAFATGNRVIGVNTGLILRTENPNQLLGVLAHEAGHVKNRHVLREGAQSAATQPFLMTMALGALAIAAGQPGAGAALLGSGQFFGTVNALRYLQGQEGEADITAQRGLEAAGESGRGLVEFFENFRSQEVFSDARRYPYFRSHPLSGQRIEALRRPVEAAAHYGQVDSPERMAEHALILAKIHAFMDPPNTTLRAYGSSDTSFPARYARAIAWYRDGQTQKALDATDALIAEQPQDPYLWELKGQILFEEGRPGEAISAHTESVRLKPDAPLLRINLAHALIETNDPANLDAAVDQLKRAVAREDDNTLAWRLLSQAYASQGKEGEARLASAEYYFAAGIEQEATQFALRARDMLPAGSNEWRRAMDIVLASGATMDDINDLDRRQERRRDRPTVIPPAGA; encoded by the coding sequence ATGATCCGGTCGAACCAGTCAGTGTCCCGCCTCGTCGCGCGCATGGTCTGCGCCGCCGCCACCGCGTCCCTGCTGGCGGCGATGGCCGGTCCTGCTTCGGCCCAGTCCACGATCCGGGATACCGAGGTCGAAGGCATCATTCGCGAATGGACCGACCCGGTCTTCGTCGCGATGGGGCTGGAGCCGTCCGAGATCCAGGTTCTGCTGGTGAACGACCCGGAACTGAACGCCTTCGCCACGGGCAACCGGGTGATCGGGGTCAACACCGGTCTGATCCTGCGCACCGAGAATCCCAACCAATTGCTGGGCGTCCTGGCGCACGAAGCCGGGCATGTGAAGAACCGCCACGTCCTGCGCGAAGGCGCCCAGAGCGCGGCGACCCAGCCGTTTCTGATGACGATGGCTCTGGGCGCTCTGGCCATCGCCGCCGGACAGCCGGGTGCCGGTGCGGCCCTGCTGGGCTCGGGTCAGTTCTTCGGCACGGTCAATGCCCTGCGTTACCTGCAAGGTCAGGAAGGCGAGGCCGATATCACCGCGCAACGCGGCCTGGAAGCGGCCGGCGAGTCCGGGCGCGGGCTCGTCGAGTTCTTCGAGAATTTCCGCAGTCAGGAAGTCTTCTCAGACGCCCGCCGCTATCCCTATTTCCGCAGCCACCCCCTGTCGGGCCAGCGGATCGAAGCCCTGCGTCGCCCCGTTGAGGCGGCCGCTCACTATGGCCAGGTCGACAGCCCGGAGCGGATGGCCGAGCACGCCCTGATCCTGGCCAAGATCCACGCCTTCATGGACCCGCCGAACACAACGCTCAGGGCCTATGGTTCCAGCGACACGTCCTTCCCCGCACGGTACGCCCGCGCCATCGCCTGGTATCGCGACGGCCAGACGCAGAAGGCGCTGGACGCCACCGACGCCCTGATCGCCGAACAGCCGCAAGACCCCTATCTGTGGGAACTGAAGGGTCAGATTCTGTTCGAGGAAGGCCGGCCGGGCGAGGCGATCTCCGCCCATACGGAATCCGTGCGGCTGAAGCCGGACGCGCCCCTGCTTCGCATCAACCTGGCGCACGCGCTGATCGAGACCAACGACCCGGCCAATCTGGATGCCGCCGTCGATCAGTTGAAACGGGCGGTGGCGCGTGAGGACGACAACACCCTCGCATGGCGGCTGCTGTCACAGGCCTATGCCAGCCAGGGCAAGGAGGGCGAGGCGCGCCTGGCCTCTGCGGAATACTATTTCGCGGCAGGCATCGAGCAGGAGGCGACGCAGTTTGCCCTGCGGGCTCGCGACATGCTGCCGGCAGGATCGAACGAATGGCGACGCGCCATGGACATTGTTCTGGCGTCCGGCGCGACCATGGACGACATCAACGACCTCGACCGGCGGCAGGAACGCCGCCGGGACCGCCCGACCGTCATACCGCCTGCGGGCGCATGA
- the accB gene encoding acetyl-CoA carboxylase biotin carboxyl carrier protein translates to MATEKPLKNEPSTEIDAALVRQLADILNDTSLTEIEVERGELRIRVAREITAAPVMQYAAAPQQAAPAAAPAPVAAPAAMASDPATIVARAGEQVKSPMVGTVYLQASPEAPAFVQPGDKVKKGQTLLIIEAMKTMNPIQAPRDGVVADILVGDAQPVEFGEPLVLLEA, encoded by the coding sequence ATGGCGACCGAAAAACCGCTGAAGAACGAACCGTCGACCGAGATCGACGCCGCCCTGGTCCGCCAGCTGGCCGATATCCTGAATGACACCTCCCTGACGGAGATCGAGGTCGAGCGGGGCGAGCTTCGCATCCGCGTCGCGCGCGAGATCACGGCCGCGCCGGTCATGCAGTATGCCGCCGCGCCGCAACAGGCCGCACCGGCTGCCGCACCGGCCCCGGTCGCCGCACCGGCCGCAATGGCGTCGGATCCGGCGACGATCGTCGCCCGGGCCGGAGAGCAGGTGAAGTCGCCTATGGTCGGCACCGTCTATCTTCAGGCCTCGCCGGAAGCCCCGGCCTTCGTCCAGCCGGGCGACAAGGTGAAGAAGGGCCAGACCCTGCTGATCATCGAAGCGATGAAGACGATGAACCCGATCCAGGCCCCGCGCGACGGCGTCGTGGCCGACATTCTGGTCGGCGACGCCCAGCCGGTCGAATTCGGCGAACCTCTCGTCCTGCTCGAGGCCTAG